The following is a genomic window from Sedimenticola thiotaurini.
TTGCCCGGTGGTGTGGCGGTCACGGGATTTATTCAGAATAACGAATATAATGCTGGCTATTCTGCGGGGGTTCACCTATAGTACCTGCAGCTACAGTTTTTGTGATAAGCAGTTTTGGTTGTTCCGATCTTGTTACCCCCTCAATTCCTCGTTTCATTATCTGTAAGCAAAAAGCAAATTGTTAATTTATTACAGGTAAGATTTTTATGGCTACAGGCACAGTAAAATGGTTTAACGAGGCCAAAGGTTTCGGGTTTATTTCTCAGGATGATGGTGGCCCGGATGTATTCGTACATTTCAACGCGATCGAAGGCTCGGGTTTCAAAACCCTGGCGGAAGGTCAGCCGGTCACTTTTAATGTCGAGAAAGGTCCCAAGGGTCTTCAGGCAAGCAAAGTCAGCTAGACTTGGTATCGTTGTATAGATACTGGAGAACCCCGCTTAGGCGGGGTTCTTTGTTGTGTCACTCAACTATGTAGGGAGTTGTATTGAAAAAGATATTTATCGGAAATCTGCCATCCAGCACCAGTGAAAACGACATTCAGATGTTATTTGCCGAGTTTGGTACAGTCCGGACATTGAAACTCGTCATGGACCTCTTTTCAGGCCAATGCAAAGGCTTTGGTTTTATCGAAATGGAAGGTCACGAAGCACGTGCCGCTATCGCCGGCCTGAATGGCAGGGAGTTTAACGGTAACCTGCTGAAGGTTAATTTTGAGACCCCCCGGCCGAATGGACGTCGTCGTCGCTAGTCTCGCGATGCAACCGTCCCAATACTCCTCTGTTTAACCCTCCCGAATCTATTCCGCAGAGCCGCTGTCAGATTGGTAACGAGAGTCCGTTCTGAAACTGTAGCCGGTTGAATCACCGATACAGAAGAGGAGCGTCCGCACTTCCCTGTGCAAACGTCCATTCAGTTAACCAGATTGATTACTCAGCGGCTGGCTTGTTTTCCTGCATCTGCATGGATTCAAAGGCGCTGAACTCTGCCTGGTCGATGGCCCCATTGGCATCCTTATCAATCGTAGTCCAGTTCTCGCTCAGGCTCACGTCCTTGGCCGCTTCCTCAGCGGTCAACTGTCCATCCTGGTTCTGGTCCAGGGTACCAAACTGGGCGGTATCCATATTGCCCGCATATGTGGCAGCGGATAACAGGGTGAATGCTGAAAAGCCGAGCAGTTTTATCATGGTTGAACGCTTCATTATTTATCTCCAAAATTTCTTAGTGGTAGATCCACACCCAGACTAGAGCAGTATCTGTGCCAGCAATTTAAATATTAATAACATCAGTTACTTATTAGGATTCTTCGGGTGATGGATACCTGTCAGATGCGGTATCTGTCGCCCACAGGCAACAGCTTTACGGGCGCTTTTTTCAACTGGCTGATTTAGTACGATATTTCCCTGTTGCAAATTGGCGACAAGGGTCCGGTAGCGTGCTGGCGGGGGCGCCATTCAGC
Proteins encoded in this region:
- a CDS encoding cold-shock protein — encoded protein: MATGTVKWFNEAKGFGFISQDDGGPDVFVHFNAIEGSGFKTLAEGQPVTFNVEKGPKGLQASKVS
- a CDS encoding RNA recognition motif domain-containing protein produces the protein MKKIFIGNLPSSTSENDIQMLFAEFGTVRTLKLVMDLFSGQCKGFGFIEMEGHEARAAIAGLNGREFNGNLLKVNFETPRPNGRRRR